Sequence from the Rutidosis leptorrhynchoides isolate AG116_Rl617_1_P2 chromosome 3, CSIRO_AGI_Rlap_v1, whole genome shotgun sequence genome:
ttccagataagaatagttatggaaatatcttcagaaatatggaggatatttataatgaaagatatgatgatatcttagaatttctaatatcagaggatgatgaagaatattgtctgtaagggtttagtgtcaggagcaaggtattcgttaatgacttcagcagaccctgaatcatttggattctttgaaggcaggttcagtctttgtgatttgtccacagcctccttcataatttgctcaatccgttttccagttccaaaacttctctatttctaagctttgttaatacactaatctttatcatcaaactttttactactaaggtcgtttacagtttttgttgcttcatcagcatttcgagaactagttcgcggttcagagtgtttttcagaaacttcacattcgaagtatgtaagccttggaaatagacgttatgtataactgttggcgtcaacatgctgtgagatttcaaaatactgattgctaattcccaatgattcgtatggcaattctcgttacaagaggcagatgagtaaatgatgaggtttcgataaatataaagattcttcggaatgcccaagatcagtgaagttgttggtaagtttattgctaatgtggtggaatatgaaaggttctccggtaacaaaagggtaatcccatatatcaaaattatgataaggctactccgaatgaaaaaattgaagttgtcttgctggagctgtgatataatttgctactttgcaaaggaattgcaaggttattttggctaataaatgccaaaagatctgacacagatatgtgttgagttatgactttggtttcgagagctttttaagtacataactgtgggtaatatgtggttggatcatcatctcgattgctcatcatttgtatacatttgatgttctaacacacttttgaagtcaaagtatagatttgaaagatgtaggaatctaaaagtgatggtaccggttatatctcgaattgaattctgagattttaaaatcagaatatgtaattgggtttgaatgagtatggttgttttgatttctatgaaagaatgtatattattgtgaaagtaggaagtataattgataatttgcttaatctgattcgaagaatgtaacatattaattgcgaatttatatatatctctcgggtattacctacccgttaaaaaaatttcacaattaatattttgtacataagaattttattacagtctttatgaaaatatatatgtatatattctcctcagatgtaacatagattttaatgagttaatactaaattaaactcattcgatttacggttagaactagaattgaataattccttgaaggctttagaggttacataagtatttcttcaataatattgaaattatgaatcaatacttcgttatttgttgagatgtgatgttggttttcgttaaattcttgtgaacttcgcaaagtacgaatgatgttatctgaaaagtttcggttacatcaatgatgaagtgtaaaatcaaatatatacttgatttattaggaattggaacttgttgaattgagacagagattgtagttaacgatggttaagttgcgggtgagggacgtacattattgcatatttgtaatatgaattaaccgagtagttaagattcacacacaatagcttagcacggaaagatttattttttttatttcaaaatatatatatatatatatataaaatatatatataatttcttcagagggaatgagttaattcttcataacttgttgatacaatatacacgttattgattcgtaatgatgtccacagtgattcttgaactgacggagtttgtgatgttataggtgttgttgattctgatattgactgtactgacgatgctggtgacgttgacggtactgttgatgctgttggtaaaacaagtttaacttgttaatcacacaccatttttgtcagggtttctactcttccttctatcattttggttcgcttaactgatttatggttagggctagattagataatctctaagactttagagattatataatcaccgcggaatgtttctctaatgaagttatgaattaatacttcgtcagttattgttgttggtactccttggtatctatggtgcgtatgacgttgatgctcgtgggacagattgtgaagttgaggtttacaacgcgattgtggttggaggtggtaatggtactgttggcgttgatgatggtggtactggttatgctgctggtgctgctgctggtgtttgtaatctctgcaccatattctccaaatccactacccgagcgcgaagttcgttgacttcttctattatttcaggatgattgttggtcggaacgagcggataaataaaatctagaatttgatgtagtatataatcgtgacgagataccctggaaatgagagagaaaatggtgtctcgaacaggttcgccggtaagtgcttcaggttcttcgccaagagggcaatgtggtggatggaaaggatcgccttcttcttgtttccaatgattgaggaggctacgaacccatccccaattcatccagaataggtgatgactgattggttgatccattccggtcacactgctttcggagcttgagtgagattccatttcggaatccgagtgacttgtactgatgacaaattccatttcgtacgattggataaaggattttcgatataaaatgatttttcggctatcgggtggtattctatttacataggatatctatatatagagatcaaaagatttcatagattacggaggaatttgcgggatatgtcaggcaaagtttaaagtaacagatacgataatatatgatttagcagatacgctaagatatgaattttgtctatacactactcatgcaattaatgtagcaaggtgtgtctagactaataatgataagcaggtaatttcctgtggatgataagcagatgatttctgactagaaatgataagcaaaacttttgacatgcagacacggtcgaagtccagactcactaatgcatcctaaagacttgtcagttagacacactaatgcagacctggttcgctaagaccaccgctctgataccaactgaaaggacccgttcatatacattataaacgattcacaatagttgattacattgcgaggtatttgacctctatatgatacattttacaaacattgcattcgtttttaaaagacaatctttctttacatcaaaaattgacaggcatgcaaaccatttcataatatccactatccaactataaattgatttaataataatcttttatgaactcaatgactcgaatgcaacgttcttcgaaatatgctatgaaagactccaagtaatatctttaaaatgagcaaatgcacagcgaaagatttctttaacacctgagaataaacatgctttaaagtgtcaaccaaaaggttggtgagttcattagtttatcataatcatttatttccatcattttaatagaccacaagaatttcatttccagttctcataaatatacgtcccatgcatagagacaaaaaataatcattcatatggtgaacacctggtaaccgacattaactagatacatataagaatatcccctatcattccgggatcctccttcggacatgatataatttcgaagtactaaagcatccggtactttggatggggtttgttaggcccaatagatctatctttaggattcgcgtcaattagggtgtctgttccctaattcttagattaccagactttaataaaaaggggcatattcgatttcgataattcaaccatagaatgtagtttcaattacttgtgtctatttcgtaaaacagttataaaagcagcgcatgtattctcagtcccaaaaatataaagggtaaaaaggtaaatgaaactcaccatactgtatttcgtagtaaaaatacatataacgtcattgaacaagtgcaaggttggcctcggattcacgaacctaaattaattatatatatttatgtgttggtcaatatttgtctaacaaattaggtcaagtcatagtgtaccacaatcctaatgctcgagactaatatgcaaaagtcaacaaaagtaaatttgactcaaaataatttccaaaaatctatacatgattaatatatagtttaaatatcgtcgttttatatttttaaaagatttattagagtaaataatataatttatttattaataaataaaattttatattatatttatataataaaatatacttttatatatattaagtaataaaatttatagggttcatttaatattataaagataatatgataggtattattaaagtaagttattacacgtagtaaaatatgtttgtatcaaatatttatttgataaaataatatctataatgatagtaagtaaaagttgtattattttgtaataataattattattataaaaatatcaatatttataattactaagatgacattatgataaaacgataattctaattatgataactttaatatttacgataatttttaatattatctttaaaataataattctatttaaaataataataatattaatgatattttatagtgacaatgacatttctattaaaatgataatttttgttaaaatgatagttttaatactagcgataattttaataataatagtaatgataaaaataataagaacgataattttatctaaatcaatatcttataatattttaatttcatcatgatactcttacccattatttcctaatcgtttcgtttaatagcttttaatcgtcttttatatcgtgttcgtaataatgataataatagtaatcaaaataattaggtgttacagatatttgttttaattacactaatattaataatgatagttactataacattattaacgataatactaataattatcttaatgataatatagtaataataataataacaataacaataaccatttttaaataatgatatatatgttaataatgataataataataataataccaataataataataataataataataataataataataataataataataataataataataataattggataataataataatactaattataactttaacgataataacgatagtaataataaaaaaaaataacaatttttaatgataaatccttttattgataaagataataataatgataataagataaaactagaacgacgataataacgacgataataataatcatttttaataataatacaaaaattcgatggactataacttcaaatccgttcatcgaaatcattcgatatctaaatgaaaagttcttaatttttcgctagctttccaacgacatgcatatcttataccttatctcagtcgcatatataactaattcaggattcaacataacctaactaaaggcaatatcaaaagtacaaacatgcataatcctatatactcgagcactagtcagggatacactattagtatgtaaaagttaaattatgagtactcacgtatcaatattgagattcaatattgcaggaaaggtacgtagacgcaacggagatgataaacactatattgatctcacgagcatacccatgaaccatacccaatcacctccatagctataacccataatttccttaatccaatcccacttgaaaaacaatttcgaaatcactcggacagcactctgacgtaatattttatgtatactaataatatcttgaaataatacggagtaaatatatatatgtaaatcgtttgagagagtttagagaagaatattttcaagtttcttatcaaaataatgaaacctattgaattctatttataatagatttttgaattattaaagtatgaattattaaagtgaattattaaagtattaattattaaagtgaattattaaagttaaagtaaagtaaaggtaaagtttaagtatagtaaaagtataaaactatgtacgtataatacgcgtataaatatatataatattaatttaaatcgttatatatatttaataaaataaaatataaatatcgttatctttatcatactggttaagtaatgagttgtcaaaagtggttctagatatttataaaagttatatacgttttaataataaagttctttttaaactgaaaacgtttttgtactaaatcaaattaatataataattttgttttccaaaaccaaatatatttttaagaatcattttgtttaaaggttaaaataatggaaattgttatatcataaaatattttagaaaagtagaatcatatgtattcataataggtttcaagtttttaaattacagtttgttggtgaagcatgggataaagttcaaagattaaataaacgtatgaaatcatcttaatgaaaaatgtcgagttacataacttgtcgatatccaacatctaagttatttacacttcacgttcttacttataaatcactttaccattttctgaatgttgtcaaaaagaatagatttcttaaatcacagtggacctcataatatagacccgtaatcatatcataatgtatctgataaatcaatcatttgatattatcttctaattccatcgataaacatattgaaacaaatacgttcatgtaaagtattatacgtttaatactttattaatattctcaagttataatatatatacatatatatacatatttatttatatataacggttcgtgaatcgtcggaatttggtcgaggttataatgaatgtatgaacacaatttaaaattcttgagatttaacttaacaaactttgcttatcgtgtcggaataatataaagataaagtttaaatttggttggaaatttccgggttgtcacaactagtgctcgagtatataggattatgcatgcttgtacattcgatattatccttagataggtttgttgaatcctgaattagatacatatgctactgagatagggtatatgatatgcatgtcattggaaagctagcgaaaaattaagaacttttcatttagatatcgaatggtttcgatgaacggatttgaagttatagtcaactgaattttagtattattgttaaaatgattattattactatcgtcgttattattttaatagaaatatcattgttattataaaatatcattattactattatgttagtattatcattttatcataataacatttttagtaaatataaatattgttatttttttttatagaataataataattattattacaaaataatacaacttttacttattattattatgatcaatattattttatcaaataaataggggatacaaagatatttttcaccacgcgtaatataattacattaataatacttaccactatagttttacgatattaagtgaactttataaattttactacttaagatatataaaagtatattttatcatatataaacgttaatataaatttttattaataaatgacttttattattataaaatctaataaatatatttaaatatataaaacgactatagctaagttatataataaacacgtataaattttagaagtcattttgggtcaagttgacttttgcacattagtctcgagcattaggattgtggtacactatgacttgaccaaaaattgttagacaaatattgaccaacatataaatatatataattaatataggttcgtgaatccgaggcgaaccttgcacttgttaaatgacgttatatgtatttttactacgaaatacagtatggtgagtttcatttgctcccttttatatatatttttgggactgagaatacatgcgttgtttttataaatgttttacgaaataggcacaagtactaaaactaattctacgtgggtttaaaccagaaatatacccttagcttggtaacattaaactacttgtctatgtacggtaggcgcgaatcctaaagatagatctattgggcctgacaaaccccatcctgactatgggatgctttagtacttcgaggttattttaaacacacctgctggtgtacttcagagggtaaaatatgaatgttaaggcttgttaccgggtgcctacagcttatagaatacttttatacacttgcgagtgtacatatatttataaacggaaatcttgtggtctattaatatattgaaatgattgttatgataaacctatgaactcaccaaccttttggttgacactttaaagcatgtttattctcaggtattaaagaaatttttcgctgtgcattagctcaatttaaggatattacttggagtcattcatggcatattttgaaagacgttgcattcgagtcattgagttcatcaagattattattatgtcaattatagttggatgtattatgaaatggtgtgcatgccgtcaactttcgttgtaaagaaagtttgtcttttaaaaatgaatgcaatgtttgtaaaatgtatcatatagaggtcaaatacctcgcgatgtaatcaactattgtgaatcgtttataatgtatatgaacgagtcctttcatgttatcaccgcatgaactgtttatcttgcattcaaactttaatacatttgaaagtatgttttgtaacgacctaagggtcacatacatttattcatgcttgctattcgtagaagcatactgttggtgtaaaacaatcgacgtcggttatgacgtcatctttttatcgtgaatgcaacttcttttattacagcatgtagtacttaaccttgtaatgatcctgttgttgatgattcgtacacgatgattttgtacggggcatcacatcgaGCGTGGTCTAATTTGTGAAAACTTAGTTTAAAAAACAAGACTTAGCCCACTTGTTGGATATAATTAAATACACACAGATCAATGTGGTTTTGAAGAAAGGTAATGTGGGTAAAAGGACCCATATCGAATCTTCTAACTTTTATTTGTTTCCCCGGTTTAATACCCCAAAAAATATAATATGACCTGTGGTTTTCCAGCAGATTGTAGAAACAATAACTTCTTGTTGACTGGACCTAATCATGTGTGAATGTTGAAAGCCATTTGTGTTAATGATTTTTAGCAACAAAATCGGATTCAAATAGCATAAATCGACAGAACTTTTTGATAGTGTGTATGTGTTTTCGTATGTGAGAAACGGTGATGCCAAGATTGGTTTATAAAACTATGAAAATTGGCCTTCGCAAGGCCGGTATTGCCACGTGGCAAGGTATCCACCGCGTGCATTCAATATTGAGCCTTGAGTAGGATTGACTGACTCAGTTAGAAATCGACCTTTGAAGGCCGGGTTTGCTGACTATATCCATGACCGTTTGAAAAGTGCACTTACCGCTGACTAGATTATGAAAAAGCATAAAAACGGCCTTGTCAACGTCGACTTTGTATGACAAGTGTGAAACCGTCCTTGAGAAGGTCAAATATACTAGGTTTGTATCTTTTTAAACAATAGAACTGTAAATATCCTCCAAAAAaattttatttgaaaaaaaaaatttctttgtcaGTCGGCGGTGTAGACGGTTCTTAGAGGTGGATGTATAAGAATGATGTCATAGCTTTTTTCTGACGGATCTATGGCGGTGATAAATGAAAAACGTTGACATTTGAATGGTAGGTACACTGACGGTGTATGTAGGTGGTTTTGGAGGAATTGTAAATTTTTTTAACGGAAAAAATAAACAAAAAGAGGaccctcacatgctttgcacatAACTTTGTTTTAACAGGAAAAATTAACGACATTAGCATGTTTAATAAATAGTCAAAACtttatatatgttaataatgaCATATAAACAATAAGTTTATACCATACATTGATActtttttaaatatataatctatatcaGAATAAAAATGAAAGTATAGGACATATTATGGCTATTAAATAATAATTGATGGTTGAAGGTATGTATACTATCGAAATTTATTCATAAAACAATAAAACTACTAAAAAGAGTTGTATAGTATaacattataatatttatttagtaaatgtaTGGATAAATTTGACGGTGTACGAATCATCATCCTTAATTAATTATTATTGTCGACTCATATAGTCATATTACACGGAATATGTTCATTCGTTTTTCTGTTTTGATGTAAAAATGAGTAAATTACTACATGTTTCGAAATTGCAATATTTaagtatatctttttttttttcttacaATAGGTTGTGCTATgattgtaaatctccttatttcttcccgAGATATCCTCGGGATCTCGTTTTTGAAAGGCTGCCGAGACGAGATGccaatctcccgagatttctcggtcaacggggtcaaacttggtcaaagctacgattctcggattttctcgctcatttctcagaTTTTCTAGTAGAATCTTATAATTTCTCGGATATTCTCGCTTATTTCGCGGATTTTCTTTTAAAAtctcgtaaaaatatatatatatatacatacatatatatatatatatatatatatatatatatatatatatatatatatatatatatatataaaattcatattaaaaagaaactaaaaattcAATGTAAGTCAACGTTCGAGATCTTCCCTAGATCTTTTCGAGTTGCCGAAATCTCCTCAAAAACGTTCAAACAGGATTTCACCGAGATCCGAGTTTTACAGCTTTGGCTATGAGTAAATGAACATAACTTAAATGGGTTGTGCTATGTGAACTCTCAGTATTAGCCCAATTAAATAAATTACATATTATGGGTGTGTTTGGGTTAAACACACCCTACATCGAAATTTAAATTTTATAAcactgtttttttataaatgtacTCCGTGAATAAACTTTTATCCAAAAAATGGGTGTTTGAACTAAtaatagtgaaatgacccgtgaaactacaagtttgtttaaacgaatcagtttaataatatgttttaggtattaagtgaacgtacatgctaaagtcatttagtttaatgacccgtggaaccacatattccgactaagaaacttgtcgttatttttacaaacatattgatatacttaacttggtcagaataaatgaactacatttattctcccaccactttcttccaattttcatcacaattattatttttcttttcataaaagctacattacaacattttattgagacatgtatttcgattACATTAccacgtaattaatcccgtaaagagaacttatatttgaataataataataatgtttgctttaaattgagtatttatatttttaataataattattagtaataataaatactttttattttattttttaaactaaaatacaattattatatgaaattgtacaatatgcttcaaagattttacatgtgttcatggggtgtttgtaaaagattgtacaatttgttttaaagtttttaCATATGGTCATGAGAGTGTTTTATCGTAAGGTTGTACATaaagtttcaaatattgtacatatagttatgagggtgttttatcataaggttgtacataatggttCAAATATTGTATGTATGGTCAATGGggtattttatcataaggttgtgcataatgtttcatatattatacaattaacatgttactattttttagtaaaaataaataattattttaatgatatcaTCATGagagacttagaattttttttttattttttgaaacatgaataatctttatttattacatcatcattttagaaattTATATTATACAATAGATTTCttcagcataataataataaggaaatttCTAATGACAGCCCTTGGGGTTTTCATTAATGCATCAATGTATAGTACATTTAGGTGGTTAAGGGAAGTTATTTCCATAAAGCAGTTGACTATTATTAATGTACAAGAAATTGAAGCTACTATGAATTTGTTTTTGACAGTCCTAAGGACTGTTATTAAAAAAAttctaatataaataaatattaatattcaaTATTTACTAAAATTATTGATTTACCTATCATACAtcctttctttatttatttattttaaatacacaAACATAATTTTTTTAACCCTATTTCTTAGATGAAGTTAAGCCTCAACCTCACATATACAGAGGATGTAAGAAGGGGTTTGACAAAGTCTCCTTATTTATCCGTCAACCATTTCATGTTAGCCTCTCTAATTCATCTATCCAACACATAATTAACGTAAATTTGTTCAACATTTAACATTATTGATCAACATAGTTAAGATCCTTAAAACTCATGAACACAATTATAGAAACAGAATGGAAGGAGTTATGGGAATTATGAGACTAACAATAAAGAAAGGAACAAATCTCGCGGTTCGTGATGTAACTAGCGGTACAAGTGATCCTTATGTAGTTGCAACCTTAGATCATCAGGTAAAAAATTTTAACTGATTTTTGaagaaaaaatttaaaaattcaatttcttTGAAATATAAGACCATTTACAGACACTATAAGATCATTTACAACCGTGTCTGTGATATTACATGCATATTATGCACTTTTTAGCCAAAAAGTGAAATATGTGTCATAACAATGTCAGAGTTTGACCCCCCAATAATCAAAATGTCAGTTTTTTTGTGTCATTTTTGTGTAGGGTCCACTTGttttttatttttacattttattatataaaattaacaCATTATTCAATACAATTGAACGTAACAATGAACGAAAAGTGAGACGGAGGgattaaattggggaaaaaaatatgAATGAACGAAAAGTGAGACTGAGGGATTATGTTAATGTCTTTTTAGATTTTGTTTCGTATGGACGTAACGATGAGAAATTATAGAATTATTATACCAAACATCATTGTTTTGTAGAAAACAAAGACTAAAGTGGTGAGGGATAATTGTAATCCTGAGTGGGATGATGTTTTAACAATGACCATTAAAGACCCAAAGGTTCCGATCAAACTTGTAAGTGATTCATTTCAATGTTTAATTTCGAATACTAGAATTGCGCTTTGGTTTCTTAGTCAATAATCTTGTTGATAAATTAACGTACGTTGTTATCTATCAGACGGTGTATGATAAAGATACATTAACCGAAGATGATAACATGGGCATTGCAAATGTGGATGTAAGCCCGTACGTCGAGTGCTTGCAAAAGGGTTCAGATTTTCACGATATTCCGGATGGTACAAAAATCGAAACGATTCAACCTAATGAGTATAACCATTTAGTAGAGGAGAGCAATATTATTTGGAACAAAGAGGCAATCACACAAGATATGATCCTACAACTTAGAGATGTTGAAAGTGGTCAAATTGAGGTGCAAGTAGAGATCACACCAGTTGAGAATCATCGTTTTAGCATTTAAAAATCTTAGATTTATCAATGTTAAAaggtatataaagtatattgagtaTTTGGTAAAACTATGTGAAAGTACGCTAAATATGTTTTGGTGAAGTATGTAGGATAAGTAACTAGGTGACTTAAGTAGTCACTGTAGGCGAAACTAGGTAGGGAATGGGGCGTCCGTCTCCaggagatttgaaaattttagtgcaAATGTTTTGAATTTTACAATTTACTCCCGGCGAATTATTTTTTTCCCAAAACTCTCCATATTGTGCCACAAAGCCTCCATATTTTGTCTAAATATCATCTATATTTTCCCAAATACCTTCATATTTTGCTTAAAAAATTGTTGTCCTTTTAAAAATTATTTCGCC
This genomic interval carries:
- the LOC139900413 gene encoding protein C2-DOMAIN ABA-RELATED 8 → MEGVMGIMRLTIKKGTNLAVRDVTSGTSDPYVVATLDHQKTKTKVVRDNCNPEWDDVLTMTIKDPKVPIKLTVYDKDTLTEDDNMGIANVDVSPYVECLQKGSDFHDIPDGTKIETIQPNEYNHLVEESNIIWNKEAITQDMILQLRDVESGQIEVQVEITPVENHRFSI